Proteins encoded in a region of the bacterium genome:
- a CDS encoding transposase, producing the protein IRRRTRVVGIFPNQESCLRLITAVLQEIHEGWIVGRKYINFENNKDEENLELPIYRKNVA; encoded by the coding sequence AAATTCGTCGGCGTACCCGGGTTGTTGGTATTTTCCCAAATCAAGAATCATGCTTAAGATTGATCACAGCAGTATTGCAGGAAATTCATGAAGGATGGATTGTTGGGAGAAAATATATAAACTTTGAAAATAATAAGGACGAGGAGAACCTTGAATTACCAATTTACAGAAAAAATGTTGCATAA
- a CDS encoding PorT family protein: MKSKGKKLIVVCVLFLISMTASIYSQSLIIEKKNININLWAGVAGSRLTGQSSFPVYGPYNNSKIGLSFGASVDTRFKKNIFIEAGLFYSQLGGSTEEQTAADNNGKVLGKYKICQYLDYIEIPVLVKFYIKQKYLNIFLEAGPEITVLLSGREKFNHVYNSLMEYDKNISSQIAKLNIGVNLGAGISYKITPNIKLNFICKYLFGLANQIKNSSVEDEQKIRYFKIVIGPSFKL, from the coding sequence ATGAAAAGCAAAGGAAAAAAATTAATTGTTGTTTGTGTTTTGTTTTTAATCAGCATGACTGCAAGTATTTATTCTCAATCTTTAATTATTGAAAAGAAAAATATTAATATAAACCTATGGGCAGGAGTTGCCGGATCAAGATTGACCGGACAGAGTTCATTCCCGGTATACGGACCGTATAATAATTCCAAAATAGGACTAAGTTTTGGTGCTTCAGTTGACACAAGGTTTAAAAAAAATATATTTATTGAAGCAGGGTTATTTTATAGCCAGCTGGGTGGTAGTACGGAAGAACAAACTGCTGCAGATAATAATGGAAAAGTCTTGGGTAAGTATAAAATATGCCAGTATTTGGATTATATTGAAATCCCTGTTTTGGTGAAGTTTTATATTAAGCAAAAATATTTAAACATATTTCTTGAAGCAGGGCCGGAAATAACGGTTTTGCTTTCAGGCAGAGAAAAATTTAATCATGTTTATAACTCTTTGATGGAATACGATAAAAACATCTCGTCTCAGATTGCAAAACTAAATATTGGTGTTAATTTAGGGGCGGGGATAAGCTACAAGATAACTCCAAACATTAAGTTGAATTTTATATGTAAATATTTATTTGGATTGGCAAATCAAATCAAAAACAGTTCTGTGGAAGATGAGCAGAAAATAAGATATTTTAAGATTGTTATCGGGCCGTCTTTTAAACTTTGA
- a CDS encoding HEPN domain-containing protein, whose amino-acid sequence MKDETKIWLIYANENLDSSQILKESHLYNTCLQNIQQSVEKSIKAILIEKSIKMKRTHDILELKYLLQSKDIQIDITDDDCDFLNTIYMPSKYPIGSVLPEYDPDDKICDQGILIAKKVINSVEQYLAENC is encoded by the coding sequence ATGAAAGATGAAACAAAAATATGGTTAATCTATGCGAATGAAAATTTAGATTCATCACAAATTTTAAAGGAAAGCCATCTCTACAATACCTGCCTTCAAAATATACAACAATCTGTCGAAAAATCAATAAAAGCAATATTAATTGAGAAGTCTATAAAGATGAAACGAACGCATGACATTCTTGAATTAAAGTATTTATTGCAAAGTAAGGATATTCAAATTGATATAACAGACGATGATTGTGATTTTCTTAATACAATATATATGCCCTCAAAATATCCAATTGGCAGCGTTCTTCCAGAATATGATCCCGATGATAAAATATGCGATCAAGGAATATTAATTGCAAAAAAAGTTATTAATTCAGTTGAACAATATTTAGCTGAAAATTGCTAA